The stretch of DNA CCAATAAAACTATTATGGCTTTAGCTTTTGCATATTCTCTTGCAAAATTGGCAAGAAACCCTGCCACCTTTTTAGAGCATTGTAGGTGCCCTTACAACTTAATGCTATCAATTTCtaattgtctttttttttcttctagagggagcttcttcttgggggtGGAGAAGAGTCTACTATCCGCAGGCGTAATCTTCAGTAAGTAGATTTGCATGAAGTCATCTTTCCTTTAAGACAATATAATATATAGGATATTTAAGGAGTTTTTATGATTTGAAGAACAAGATAAGGGCTATGGCTCTAGTTTGTTCTATATTTTAAACTAAGAATTGTGGAGTGACATTTAAGAGTTTCTGTGTTAATGGATTGTACTAATGAATGGGCTGTCCTTTTCTATTCATGTTCATATCAGTTATCTTGCATCACAGTAATGAATAACCCATCCTTCGACATTGTAGTCCAAGCAACATCCAGTTTAGTTGTATAATGTGATTTGGTGCAGGACAAAGGCTGGGATGACATCTGCTGCTGAAAGTATCACTGAGAGCCTCCGACGGTCTCGCCAGATGATGGTTCAGGTTAGCATGTCCACTTGTTCAATTATTAGCTAGTATGCTAATGGCTTATTGCTCGTTAATTTGAAGCCAATTGATATAAATGCTTACAGGAAGTGGAAAGAAGTGCAAGTACCTTGGCAACGTTTGGTATGCATTCTTAATTGAGCCTTTAATCTGTATAGAATATCTTATTCACAATGGCTTGGCAATTGTTGTAGTTATTTACGTGATAGGTCACAATGGAGAAAATAAAACTGCTTGGTTTTTGACATGCACTTATTTACATTTGTGGTTTTGTTGTATTTTCTTTGTCATTACTTTACTATAGGATGCTCTTCTATTATGGTTGAAATATTATAGCACGTTCATGTACTTCATAGTGTGTGTATTAGCAATTTTCTTATTTGCCTGCATTTTTAGGATTGTCATGGTAAAATTGCAACATGCAAACTAATTTATAAACTTCTGCAGATGAATCAACAAGTGTTCTCCGGAAGGCTGAAGGTGAATATCAAGGACACCGCTCTTTGCTGATGCGTACCCGTGGTTTGCTCTCCACGATGCAACGGCAAGATGTTCTTGATAGGTAGGTACTTTCACTCTTTTGTACAGCGTAACTGCAAATCAGTGTATAATGTGGTTGTATAGCCCGCATTCTTGTTTTACAGTCAAGCCATTTAACCGAAAGACATATCTTTATATAATGTGTACACCTACTAGCAGCTTTATTCACGTTTTGCACAATTACAAATTGAACCACATCCATGGCTCCTTCCGTAGGAATGGTGATGAATTATATAACGACAGCACTTAACTATCTTGTCAGGATCATTCGAGCCAGTATACTTTTCATATTAAACACAGTATTCTTAGGCTATCTTCATAGTGAAGTAGGAAATGATGATTCATTAGACTTGCAGGAAACATGCTACCATTTGATTTGCATATTATCACAAGTTTGATATTGTACAAAAGGTGCGTGAATTTATACTTCAATTCAAAAGCATTTATGAACTCAAGAAGTATGTGTAACGCCAAAGCACACCATAATCATCAGATTTTCATTGAATAAACATTGCTACCTCGTCTATGAGCATGAGCACTGGGGCCTTGTTGATATGATTCCTTAATCCTTAGTCAGTGGTGCAGTCCTGCCTGTTAAAGGTTGAAAGGCACGTATCTTGTGGATTGCTTCAAGTAGGGTCGTGAGGTGTCTTGTTAAGTTCTTATGGAGCATAAAGTGTCATGAATGGATCAAATAAGTCCAATCCTCGAAGTTCTATTACTTGTGTTTTGCATCTCCAAGAATCTGTACCGTGAAGTAAGGATGCATGATATCATTGTTTGAAGGTGGATTAGTGCAGTAACATTCCTGACATGACTATTTTATTCCTCATTGGCTCATTCCCAGCAATTCACCTGTCATCTCAAAGTGATTAGGAAAAAGTTGTTTTGAAGTATATATGTCTGGTGCATTTGTGCTATGCAATCAATTTCTATCTgcaggataattttcttcaatTCTGTGTTTCTGTGTGCCATGTGCAATTGCTAATCAGATCTGTTTCCCAGGGTCATCCTGACTGCCGGCTTTATCATTTTCTCCTTGGCGGTTCTCTATGTTGTTTCAAGACGTATTGGTCTGTTGACGCTGCAAAGGAAGCTGGCTGATGCCGTCAGATCAGGTTCATTATCAGCTGAGGACATCGTAGCAAAAGCCCAGCCTGGACCTGCTGCAACCAATGTTCCAGCTCCCGCTCCTCCCATTTATGATGAACTGTGATTCACTTTTGACCATGGTTTTATACATTGTATCCAGATTCCAGAAGCAACTGTTAAGGTAATATGTTTCACAAATAAGTTGTTGAGAATTTTCTGTAGTCTTGTTATGGACGGGGATGTTGGAGGGAGGAAGATAGCGGAGGTTGTACTCGTGAGAGGTGGAGGGCCGCGGGCCTGGACCCTTCGGTCGCTGCCTCGACGCCGTCGTCGGCGGAGCGGCAGCCAGAAGGCAGGACTGCTCCCTTGAACGTGGGAGAAACGATATCTGGGATATGACTTGATTGATAAAATCCCTAGTTACAAGCCAAAGACTATATATAAGCTAGCTCTACGTAACCAACTCAAACTCCTAGAGCTTATCTCTTAACATAATCCAACTAAAAGGAAACAAACTCCTGAAATTTAGCCACTTTGATTGGCTAAACAATCCCCGTCCGGCACGGCTGACGGCGCTTGCTCCTTCTTGTGCCTCACGTATACTTTGCCGTGCAGAACATCTCTCCCCCCTGGAGAAGCAGCATGATGTACAGGAGGCAGCGGCCTGACTTGCTCCGGAGGTTCGCCGATGAATGGCTTCAAGAGTCCCACATGGAACACATCATGCAAGAGTACTCCCGCTGGCAACTGAAGACGATATGCGACCGAGCCAATCCGCTCAAGCACCTTGTATGGACCGAAATATCTCTAGCCTAGCTTCCCTCGGCCACGTGTATCATTGAGCGATGTCGTCGGCCGATGCAACAGCCGCAGAAGCACCCAGTCGCCCACCTGGAACTCCACTTGCCGGTGTGTCTTGTCATACTGGGACTTGGCCTGTTGCTGCGCCTGCTCCAGCCTATCCCTGATCTCAGCAAGGAACTCATCACGTTCCAGCATCTGTTGCACCATCGCCGGTAACTTGGAGTCACCAGGCCCGTATGCCGCGATGGTAGGCGGGTCACGTCCATACACAACTCTGAACGGTGACGCCTTGAGGGAAGCTTGATAGGAGGAGTTGTAACAATACTCCGCCCATGGGAGCCAGCGAAGCCACTGCCGCGGTCTGTCCCCCGTCAAGCACCGTAGATACATCATGATGATCTTGTTCGTTGCCTCCGATTGCCCATCCGACCGGGGGTGGAATGCTGTAGAGTATTGCAACTTCACCCCGGCCAGACGGAACAGCTCGCGCCAAAAGGAGCTGGTGAAGATGGTGTCGCGATCGCTGACGATGGAAGCCGGCATGCCATGGAGGCGCACCACCTCGTCGAAGAACACGCGCGCCACCGAGGTCGCCGTGTAGGGATGGGCGAGCGGCATGAAGTGAGCATACTTCGAAAACCGATCCACCACTGTGAGGATGACGGATTTGCCGCTCACACGGGGGACGCCTTCGACGAAATCCATGGCGATGTCAGCCCATACCGTGGACGGAACCGGTAGAGGCTGGAGGAGGCCGCCCGGACGGAGGTGCTCGGTCTTGTTACGTTGACACACCTCGCAACGCCGGACGAAGTCACGCACTCGTGCGCGATCTCGGTCGACGGCGAAGTCGGCACGTAGGCAAAGTAGTGTCTTCTGTGTGCCTTCATGACCCGCGCCATGTGCCTGGGCGATCAATGTGTTGGCGAGGTCCAGTGAAGCCGGTATGTAGATCTTGCCATGGCGGAGCAACAGGCCATCGACCCAGCTCCACCCCTCTGCTGCTTGATCTGCCTTGCTGTGCTGTTCGGCCAAAGACGCGTCAGCCGCAACCGCGTCCCGGAGCTCGGAGAAGAGCTGGAAGGACGGAGTAGAAAGTGCAGCCATCTCGCCCTCGCCATCAGCATCGCGACGTGACAGCGCGTCCGCCACCACGTTCTGGGCGCCTGGCTTGTACTCCACCCTGAAATCAAAACCCAAAAGTTTGCTTGCCCACTGATGTTGTGGGATCGTGGCAAGACATTGGTCAAGCAAAAACTTGAGGATGTAGTGGTCCGTGCGCACCACGAACTCCCGGCCCCAGAGATAAGGCCGCCAATGGCGCACCGCTTGTACAAGGCCGATAAGCTCCCTCTCATAGGCGGCAAGTTTGGCGTGTCGCGGCGCGATCTGTCGGCTGAAGAAGGCGATCGGCCCGCCCTCCTGATGCAGCACCGCCCCAAATCCCGACCCCGATGCATCGCACTCCACGACGAACGACTGCGAGAAGTCCGGCAGCTGGAGCACCGTGGCGGAGGTGAGCGCGTTCTGGAGAGCCCGAAAGGCAGCCGTGGACTCTTCTGTCCAGTGGAAGGCCTCCTTCCGTAGCAGCTTCGTCAAGGGAGCCGCGATGGCCCTGTAGTCCTTTATGAAGCGCCTGTAATAGCCCGCGAGGCCGAGGAAGCCGCGGACAGCCCGGACTGAACGGGGCTGGGGCCATGCCAGCACCGCGTCCACCTTGCTGCGGTACATGGCCACGCCATGCTCTGAGATCACATGGCCCAAATACGTGACAGACGTCTGGGCGAAGGTACACTTGCTTCGCTTGAGGAAAAGCTGGTGCTGGCGCAGGGTGTCGAGGACGAGGCAGACATGGCGTAGATGCTCGGCTCGGGAAGTGCTGTAGATCAAGATGTCGTCGAAGAAAACCAATACAAACTTCCGGAGAAATGTTGGAGTACCTTATTCATCAACGCCTGGAAGGTAGCCGGCGCGTTCGACAACCCGAACGGCATGACTAAGAACTCAAACAGCCCTTGGTGTGTGCGGAAAGCCGTCTTGTCGATGTCGCCCTCGAACATGCGAACCTGGTAGTACCCTGAACGGAGGTCTAATTTGGTGAAGAACCTGGCACCCCGAAGTTCAtcgagaagctcctccaccaCGGGAATGGGGAACTTATCCTTGAGGGTCTTCGCGTTCAGCGCGCGATAGTCGACGCAGAGACGCCAGGATCCATCCGGCTTGCGCACCAGTAGGACCGGAGAGGAGAACGCTGATGAACTTGGACGGATGATCCCCTGTCGGAGCATGTCGGCGCACTGGCGTTCCAGTTCGTCCTTCTGCAGGTGTGCGTAGCGGTACGGTCGTACTGCAATCGCGTCGGTGCCGGCCACCAGGCGAATACGGTGGTTGTGGTGACGTTCTGGAGGCAGGCCGTGTGGTTCCTGGAACACTGCTGCATAATCGTCGAGGAGCAGCCGCAACAGGTCGTCGAGGTGTTTGTCTATGGCGTTGCACACTGGTACTGTAGGACCATCCAAGCCCATCCACAGAACGCGACGGTCGGTTCTGGCGATGGACATGGTCTGGCGTTGGAAGTCGAAGAGCACCGGCCCCAGCGTGCCGAGCGACTCGACGCCGAGGATCACATCGTAGCCACCCAGCGGAAGGGTGTGCAAGTCGACGTCGAAGCGTTCATTCGCTGCGAGGCTACCCACCACCACTGGCACGCCCGGAATGACCCCCGTGCTCCGAACGTGGTCACCATTGCCGATCCGGACGTTGCGACCGGTGCCGGGAAGGGTGGTGAAGCCGAGATGTGCCGCCACGAGCTCGTCGATGAAGTTGTTGGTGGAGCCCGTGTCGACGAGCGCAACGAGCTTGAGGCCGCCCAGGTGGATGTGCAGCTTCAGCGTGCGGTATTGAGGAGAACGCACGCCCGTGAATGCTCGGACGGAGACCACCGGACCATCTGCGGCGAGAGGGGTCTGAAGGGCGAGGAGCGCATGCAGGGAGTGCTCTCCGTCGCTCGCCTCCCCCTCCTGATCGTCGTCGTCCTGGTTGTGGTCCGCGACGAGCTCCATTCGGTAGAGCTTTTTGCATCTGTGGCCGGGAACGTATTTGTCGTCGCAGAAGTAACAGAGGCCGTCCTTCTTCTGCTGATCCATCTCGGACGGCGTGAGCCGACGACGGATGGGGCCCCGTGGCGGAAGCGAGCCCCCCGAGCCCGGTGTTGTCGCATGTTCCGTTGTTGTGGTTGAGGCGCTGGTCTGCATGGCAGTACGGGGCGACGGGCGCCACGGCGGTCGCGCCGACTGGCGCTGTTCGTACGCCCGGGCGTACATGATGGCATTGTCCAGCGTCTTGGGCGATCGGAGGCCCACGTCAGTCTTCACCGGCTCTTGGAGTCCAGCCACAAAGAGATGCACCTGTTGGAGTTTAGAGAGCTCCGCCTCGCGACATGCCAAGTGCATGAACTTGTTAGAGTAGTCGACGACGTTCCCGGCGTGGCGTAGTAGGGCAAGGCTCCCCAGCGGCGTGTCGGTCATGGTTGGTCCGAACCGCTTCTGGACGAGTCGGACGAAATCGCGCCACGACGGCTCGCCATTGTTCATCTCATATTTATAGTACCATAGCTGTGCCGACTCCGTCATGTGTAGGGATGCCATCCATACACGCCGACGTGACGGGGTTTTGTTGCCTCGAAAATAGATCTCGCAGCGATTTAGCCAGATCAATGGGTCACCAGATCCATCGAATGTCGGAAAGTCGATCTTGAGGACTCGCGTCGGGAGCCGGTCTTCCTCGCCCTCGCCCCGGAAGCGGCAGCGAGAGTCCCGGTCACGGTCCGCACGACGGTGACGACGCGGTGACGGCGAACGTGACCcctcggaggaggaagatgggTCGGACGGATCGCCACCCCCGCCCTCGGACTCGGACGGCCCATACTCCGCATCATCGCCGTCCACGGGCCTGATCTGCTTTTTCTTCTCCTTGCCAGAAGGTTTGGCGATCTTGCTTGACCCGGAGCCCTCGAGCTTGGATACTGCCAAGTTGAGGGCCGCGGTTTGCTGCTCGGCGTCCTTGACTGAGCCCGCGAGTGACTTCATCGCAGCGGGCAGCTTGACCAGCTCGTTCACCGCCGGGATGAGCGGCTTCAAGGCCTTGAAATCCTTGGAGAGGCTGGTCATCTGATCCGAGAGCTTCTGGATGGATTTGTTGAGGGACTCCGCGGCATCCACATCGTCACCCCGGCATCCCTGATACCAGATTGTTATGGACGGGGATGTTGGAGGGAGGAGGATAGCGGAGGTTGTACTCGTGAGAGGTGGAGGGCCGCGGGTCTGGACCCTTCGgtcgccgcctcgacgccgtcGTCGGCGGAGCGGCAGCCAGAGGGCAGGACTGCTCCCTTGAATGTGGGAGAAACGATATCTGGGATATGACTTGATTGATAAAATCCCTAGTTACAAGCCAAAGACTATATATAAGCTAGCTCTACGTAACCAACTCAAACTCCTAGAGCTCATCTCTTAACATAATCCAACTAAAAGGAAACAAACTCCTGAAATTTAGCCACTTTGATTGGCTAAACAATCCCCGTCCGGCACGGCTGACAGCGCCTGCTCCTTCTTCTTGCGCCTCACGTATAGTTTGCCGTGCATAACAAGTCTGCAGTGATCATCATGCACTGACCGCCTATTTGATTGAAATTTGTAATGCATTTCAATTACAGATGTACGCTGGCGAGTTTGGGAAGGTACGCTCCACTGGCGGAATGAATTAGATGTCCCACTGCAGTGTGGAAAAGTCTTCTTCTGAATGAAGTTTAGTGCACTGACTTAATTTTTTTTGGACATTTATTTATACCACCAGCACCAATATGGTTCAGATAGTAGTTTGATTCAGATGTATAATTATCCCATCCCTCTATCCAAGTTGGATTTTGGTGGTCTatttttggtttgtttcatGCAAAACGATTAGGATGGGTGGTGGTATGCTGTTTATTGTGTAGAACGGAGGCACGGCACGGTGAAGGAGCTTCGGCCATGGTCTCGGGCTCTCGGCTGAGTCGGCCCATCGAGCGCCTGCCCTGGGCTCCTCCTGGCAGGCCTGCCATGCCCACCTAGCTTATGTCGCGTCAGGAAGGAATGCAT from Panicum virgatum strain AP13 chromosome 9K, P.virgatum_v5, whole genome shotgun sequence encodes:
- the LOC120650511 gene encoding uncharacterized protein LOC120650511, coding for MDEVTQAVENLKKEWSQAVSQLEESIATIKSCGKTGKGTEEANSLPRLNGSAQDALQLLKSLQFRLDLLAQQLPTFEEVQSGQATLESWDEQYKKLRASLRNANLQAKENIRKAAQEERELLLGGGEESTIRRRNLQTKAGMTSAAESITESLRRSRQMMVQEVERSASTLATFDESTSVLRKAEGEYQGHRSLLMRTRGLLSTMQRQDVLDRVILTAGFIIFSLAVLYVVSRRIGLLTLQRKLADAVRSGSLSAEDIVAKAQPGPAATNVPAPAPPIYDEL